The Microbacterium forte sequence TGCGCGGCGCGAAGATCCTCTGGCTCGGCTATGCCACGACCCTGATCTACGGCGGCATCGTGCTGGCCGCCGGATACAACTTCATCTACGGTCGGTTCGGGTTCTTCACGAACATGATGGTCAACGTGTGGCCCGACATGGACCGCGACTGGTTCTCGGGATACTTCGCGGTCGTCTTCGTGATGACCTTCGCGACCACGACGAACCACATGCTGTTCCTCTCGTCCTCGCTCGGCAAGGTCGACTACGCGTCGATCGAGGCGGCCAAGCTGATGGGCGCCTCGACCTGGACCATCCTGCGCCGCATCGTGCTGCCGGTCATGAAGCCGATGCTGTTCGCCGTCACGGTGCTCACGTTCCTCATCGGGCTCGGCGCGCTGACCGCTCCGCTCGTGCTCGGCGGGCCAGACTTCCAGACCGTCGCGCCGCTGATCATCGATCTCTCGCGCAGCCCCATCACGCGGGACATCGCAGCCCTGCTGGCGATCGTGCTCGGCATTGCGACGATCATCCTGCTCGCGATCATGAACCGCTTCGAGAAGTCGGGCGTGTACTTCTCGGTCGCGAAGGTCGCAACGCCGATCCAGAAGCAGAAGATCCGCAACCCGTTCGCGAATGTCGTCGTGCACGTCATCGCCTACCTGCTGTGGGTGATCTACCTGATCCCGGTCGTGCTGATCATCATCTTCTCGTTCGTCGATGCGCGCAGCATCCTCGCCGGGTCGATCACCCTCGACAGCTTCACGCTCGACAACTACGTCACCGTGTTCTCGAGCGCCGAGGCGATCCGTCCGTTCATCGTCAGCGTCGTCTACAGCGCCGTGGCGTCGATCGTCGTGGTCGGCGGTCTGCTGTTCGTGGCGCGGATGCTGCAGAAGCACCGCAACCTGCTGACGACCGCGATCGAGTACGTGCTGCACATCCCGTGGATCCTGCCGATCGTGCTGATCGCGCTCGCGCTCGTGACCGCGTTCGACGAGCCGCGGGCGATCGTCGGCGGACTCGTGCTGACCGGCACGCCGATCCTGCTGCTCATCGCCTACATCTGCGTGAAGATCCCGTTCACGCTGCGCCTGCTGAAGGCCGGGTTCGCGTCGGTGCCCGACTCGCTCGAAGACGCCTCGCGCATCCTCGGGGCGAAGTCGCTGACGACGTTCCGCAAGGTGCTGGTTCCGCTGGTGCTGCCGACCGCTGCGGCGATCACGGCACTGAACTTCAACAGCCTGCTCGACGACTACGACGCGGCGATCTTCCTCTACCACCCGCTGTTCAAGCCGCTGGGTGTGGCGATCCAAGAGAGCACGCGCGGCGAGAACAATCTCGACGCGATGCCGATCACGTTCGTCTATACAGTGCTGCTCATGATCATCATGGGTGTCACCATGTATCTCGTGTATGGACGAGGTTCGCGCGCCGGAGCGCCCCGCAAGGCCAAGAAGGCGCGCGCGTGAGTGGTGCATCGTCTTCGGATGCTCCGGGGCTGCGCGTCACGGTCAGCGATGTGGCCGCGGCTGCCGGGGTCTCCCGAGCGACGGCGACCAGGGCGCTGAAGGGCGAGGGGCGATTCGCGCCCGAGACCCAGGAGCGGATTCTCGCCGAGGCCGAACGCCTCGGATACGTGCGCAACACGATGGCCGCCGAGCTCGCCGCCGGTCGCACCGGCACGGTCGGGCTGATGCTGCGCGACGCGAGCAACCCGGCATACGGTCTGCTGTTCTCGCGGTTGCAGGATGAGGCGCACAGGCGTGGCCTCGACCTCGTGACCGTGACGATCGGCGCCGACGTGCAGGGCGCCGAGCAGGTCAATGCGCTGCACCGGCTGCTCGGCATGCGCGTCGCAGGACTGATCGTCGCGACCGGTGGCATCACGGCCGCACAGCTCGAGCCGTTCGCCGACCAGGTGCCGATCGTGCGCGCGGGTCGGGTCGAGACGGCGGAACGGATTCACACCGCGCACTATGACGATCCGGAGCACGGGCGTCTTTTGGCTTCGCATGTTTTGTCGTTGGGGCATCGGCGCGTGGTGGTGCTCTCCGGCGCGGAGGACGTGTCGTTCGCTGAGCATCTGCGGGCGTCGGCGATGGAGTCGACGTTGGTTGCCGGCGGGGCGTCGGTGACTCTGGTGTCTGCGGGAGCGGCGCCGACCGATGGGGTGGATGAGGCGCTGGAGGCCGTGCGCGATGGGGCCACGGCCGTGATGTGCGCGTCGGACTATCGGCAGCTCGCGGTCATGCGCGCTCTGCGTGATGCGGGGTTGTCTGTGCCTGGGGACGTGAGCGTGACGGGGTGCGACGGCATCCTGCCCGGTGCCGACCTGCTGGGGCTGACGACGCTGCGGATTCCGGTCGAGGCCGTTGCCGCGGCGGC is a genomic window containing:
- a CDS encoding ABC transporter permease is translated as MLRSPLAWITGIIVIWFAAAFLVLPNAALLGVTFFPDGQFSIRAVEKLFGSERALKTLGNSFLLAVTLSITVNVVGVFIVLVTKYFQVRGAKILWLGYATTLIYGGIVLAAGYNFIYGRFGFFTNMMVNVWPDMDRDWFSGYFAVVFVMTFATTTNHMLFLSSSLGKVDYASIEAAKLMGASTWTILRRIVLPVMKPMLFAVTVLTFLIGLGALTAPLVLGGPDFQTVAPLIIDLSRSPITRDIAALLAIVLGIATIILLAIMNRFEKSGVYFSVAKVATPIQKQKIRNPFANVVVHVIAYLLWVIYLIPVVLIIIFSFVDARSILAGSITLDSFTLDNYVTVFSSAEAIRPFIVSVVYSAVASIVVVGGLLFVARMLQKHRNLLTTAIEYVLHIPWILPIVLIALALVTAFDEPRAIVGGLVLTGTPILLLIAYICVKIPFTLRLLKAGFASVPDSLEDASRILGAKSLTTFRKVLVPLVLPTAAAITALNFNSLLDDYDAAIFLYHPLFKPLGVAIQESTRGENNLDAMPITFVYTVLLMIIMGVTMYLVYGRGSRAGAPRKAKKARA
- a CDS encoding LacI family DNA-binding transcriptional regulator, with product MSGASSSDAPGLRVTVSDVAAAAGVSRATATRALKGEGRFAPETQERILAEAERLGYVRNTMAAELAAGRTGTVGLMLRDASNPAYGLLFSRLQDEAHRRGLDLVTVTIGADVQGAEQVNALHRLLGMRVAGLIVATGGITAAQLEPFADQVPIVRAGRVETAERIHTAHYDDPEHGRLLASHVLSLGHRRVVVLSGAEDVSFAEHLRASAMESTLVAGGASVTLVSAGAAPTDGVDEALEAVRDGATAVMCASDYRQLAVMRALRDAGLSVPGDVSVTGCDGILPGADLLGLTTLRIPVEAVAAAAVETMQLLLSSDADSAPTVRQPFVGTLVPGSTAAAV